ATTATGGTCATTAGCCTGATTGGTTATTCGGCAATGGCCGGTGCAATTGGCGGCGGCGGTTTGGGCGATTTAGCCATCCGGTATGGCTATCAGCGCTTCAGGGTTGATATCATGCTGGCTACCGTAGTTATTCTGATTGCTCAGGTTCAAATTGTTCAGTCGGTCGGAGATTATGCTTCGCGCCGGCTGAACAAAAAATAGGAAATGCGACTATCCTGCCGTTTTTTCAGCCTTAACACGATAGTGGCGTTTCCCAAAAAATAATAGGGGGGCTTCTTGTGAAAAAGATTGCGTTGTTTATGTTAGTGGTATTGGCCTTGGCCGGTATGGCGGCCGGTTGCGGCAATACCAAGCAGGCTGCGGCGCCTGCCGGTAAAACTGTGGTCAAAATCGGGGCTACTGCTGTTCCTCATGCTGAAATTCTGCAAGTGATTAAGCCTGCTCTGGACCAAGAGGGCGTTGATTTGCAAATCGTTGAGATGACTGACTATGTAAGACCAAATCTGGCGGTTGCCGACAAAGAACTGGATGCGAATTTTTTCCAGCACATCCCTTATCTTGACAAATTCGCCGGTGAACGCAATTTGCAACTGGCGAATATAGCCGCGATACACATTGAGCCGATGGGTATTTATTCCCATAAAATTAAAACAATCGGTGAACTGGCCAATGGAGCCGAAATTGCTATTCCCAACGATCCCAGCAATGGCGGCCGCGCTCTGGCTTTACTGGCTAAAGCGGGCGTAATCACGTTGAAAGAAGGCGCGGGGGTCAATGCTACCGTCAGCGACATTACCGCAAATGCCAAGAATGTAAAAATCCGCGAACTGGAAGCTCCCCAACTGCCGCGGGCGCTCGAAGATGTAGCGGCCGCCGTAATTAACACCAACTATGCCCTGGAAGCTAAGCTGGTGCCAACCAGGGATGCGCTGGTGATTGAACAGAACGATTCTCCCTATGTAAACATTCTGGTTGTCCGTAAAGGCGACGAGAATCGGCCGGAAATTCAAAAACTGGCCAAAGCTCTGACTTCACCTGAAGTCAAGAAATTTATTACGGAAAAATATCAGGGCGCGGTAGTGCCGGCGTTCTAAAAAATTTAAACATAGCAGGCTGATCCCCCCTTCATTCCGAAGGGGGGGATTTTACAAAGCAGCGGGGTGGATTAATGAAATTTGAATCAAAAACAGTTCATATTGGCGTTTGTACCGACGATACCGGTGCAATCAGCACACCGATTTATCAGTCCGCCACTTTCCGGCACCCGGCTTTAGGGCAGAGCACCGGTTATGATTATACCCGCAGTCAGAATCCCACCCGCAAGGTGCTGGAGGAAGGAATCGCCAGACTGGAAGAGGGGGCGGCCGGCTATGCCTTTTCATCCGGCATGGCCGCGGTGACGGCGGTATTGATGTTATACGCCGCGGGCGACCATGTCATTGTAGTCGAAGACTGCTATGGCGGCACTTACCGGGTGCTGGATCAGGTGTTTGCCCGGTTTGGGCTGTCGGTAACCTTTGTGGACGGCAGCAATACCCGGGAAGTGGCTCAGGCTGTTCAACATAACACCAGGGCAATTATTGTGGAGACTCCAACCAATCCCTTAATGAAAATTGCTGATATCCGCGCAATGGTTGAGTTGGCTAAAGCCGCTGACGCGCACTGTATTGTTGACAATACTTTTCTGACGCCGTATTTTCAGCGTCCGCTCACCCTGGGGGCGGATTTGGTTATCCATAG
This genomic interval from Dendrosporobacter quercicolus contains the following:
- a CDS encoding trans-sulfuration enzyme family protein, which produces MKFESKTVHIGVCTDDTGAISTPIYQSATFRHPALGQSTGYDYTRSQNPTRKVLEEGIARLEEGAAGYAFSSGMAAVTAVLMLYAAGDHVIVVEDCYGGTYRVLDQVFARFGLSVTFVDGSNTREVAQAVQHNTRAIIVETPTNPLMKIADIRAMVELAKAADAHCIVDNTFLTPYFQRPLTLGADLVIHSGTKYLAGHNDLVCGLVVAREAELAEQVKYIQNSTGAILSPNDSWLLMRSMKTLALRMEKHNANALAVAEWLAGHPAVKAVYYPGLTGHPGKCIHESQATGYGGMLSFTVAGAREAAAVLEKVKLVRFAESLGGVETLITLPAVQTHADVPPAVRERLGITDRLLRLSVGIEAAEDIIADLAQALEWQAAE
- a CDS encoding MetQ/NlpA family ABC transporter substrate-binding protein; this encodes MKKIALFMLVVLALAGMAAGCGNTKQAAAPAGKTVVKIGATAVPHAEILQVIKPALDQEGVDLQIVEMTDYVRPNLAVADKELDANFFQHIPYLDKFAGERNLQLANIAAIHIEPMGIYSHKIKTIGELANGAEIAIPNDPSNGGRALALLAKAGVITLKEGAGVNATVSDITANAKNVKIRELEAPQLPRALEDVAAAVINTNYALEAKLVPTRDALVIEQNDSPYVNILVVRKGDENRPEIQKLAKALTSPEVKKFITEKYQGAVVPAF